Genomic window (Helianthus annuus cultivar XRQ/B chromosome 3, HanXRQr2.0-SUNRISE, whole genome shotgun sequence):
GTGGTAATTTTTAGGCCTCCAGGTCAGTTATAGTTTGTTGGTTTAATTAGTTGGAGAATTAGTTAGAGTTCGTTGGTCTTTTCCTTTCCACTCACATATATAGTGTAGATGTGTATTCATTTGTCAGCTGAGTTGATCATATACTGAGCCTATATTTACTTCTATTTTTCCCTGTATCATATAACATTCCAAATATGAATCCATTAGCTTTGTCAATGTACCCAAAAATAGTAATAAAAGCTAAAACAAATCAGACCTTGATCCTACTTCCAGCAATAGTGTTATTCACCCAATCTAACCAATTCAAGATCACTTTTTTCCATTCTGTTGTTGATCCAAAAAAATGGCCCAAAACTTTAGGACAAGTGTGTTGGAATGTGCTCCATAGTCCATTCATTTTTAAAAACCCTTTATAAAAATCATGAAGTAGAACATTAGAAATGTAACAAAATGTTACAAAGGAAGTATTACAATGTATAGGAAAACATTAAAGACAACAATTGTAACCGTTCCAACCATAATTGGTGCAAACAAGGTGGTGATACTCACACAATCAACACTATAGAAAgcataaataaaactttaacgtGGTTTGTTTTCTTCAATTGTATTGTCTGTGCTGTTTGAGCAAGATTCCCTATCACGACTACCATACGAAACTAATGGGACCTCGTAAAGATCAGATTGCTCAACTTCTAGGACTACACTTCTAGCGTCTTGAAATGTTTGTTGTTGAACCCAAGGTTGAGTTGTGAATTTCCTCAATCTATGTAGCTCCACTGCCACCTCTTTCATGGTAGGTCTATCCTTGCCTTGTAAATTAAGGCATCTTTTTACGAGATCACCTACAGCTTGTATTTGCTCAAGTGTCCCTTCACGCAATATTCGAGGTTCAACAATTCCATATAAGCGGTTTTCTGTAACTAATTTGACAAAATGTGTTGCTAAATTATTCTCAAGATTGGATCTATCAACACCAATAGGTTTTTTTCCGGTCATGAGTTCTGCAAGGACCACACCAAAGCTATATACATCACTTTTCTCAGTTAGTTGGCTTGTGTTGAAGTACTCTGGATCCAAATACCCTAGTGTACCCTGAATAAGAGTAGTTACTTGTTGGTGATCTAATGGGACTAATCTTGATGCGCCAAAATCTGAAATTTTTGCGGTGTAGTTTTCATCCACTAATATGTTGGTGGACTTGACATCTCGGTGTATAATTGGCATAATGGTTTCTGAATGAAGGTATGCAAGTGCACTAGCAGCTTCAACAGCTACCCTTAATCGGTTTTCCCATGATAACCAACTCATTCCACCCAATCTAGAATGAATGTGATGGTGAAGAGTGTTATTAGAGATAAATTCATAAACTAGTACAGGGACTTCCTCTTCTAGGCAACAACCTAAAAGCTTTACCACATGTCGATGGATGACTTGTGTAAGGATCAAAACTTCATTTATGAACTGCTCTGCTTGGCTCGCATCCACTATTTTAGACTTCTTTATTGCAACTACACGTTTGTCAGATAAAACTCCTTTATACACTACACCATAGGCACCTCGACCAATGATATTATCTTTAGAATAATTACGGGTGGCTTTACGAAGCTGTACGGTGCTAAACAAAGTCATTGCCTCATGAGACCCTTGTGAATTAATCTTTTGTCTCAGCAACACACCCCCATTTTGCTCGAAGAACCTTTCTCGGAGCTTCATTAGCTTCCTCCTCCTTATACCATATAAAATTCCCGCTATACCAGATAGTACCGCTAACAGGCCACACACCGTTACTACATGTAAAATGAGAATGAAAAACTTCAGTTAGTAGTTGTGTTAATTCAGTTTCTTCGAAAGAACGTGGTTTTTTAAAACCTGCAtcttaaaaagatttattttcaaggttatactAGTTGACAGACACATTTATACTTGCTTGAGAGCCTTACCTATAGTGAATATGTTTGAAGaaaattttgaatctttatacCAGTGACAACCATTTTCTATTTTGGCATCACCAAAAGATCCCAATGGGCAACTACAATTGTAACTCCCTCGAGTATTTATGCAATCACCATAGCAGGGGTTGGTTCCTGGATCCTCACACTCGTTGATGTCTATAAAAAGGAAAATATAAATAGACTTGTTAAGTAAAGCAGAAAACATCCTAATTTACATGTTTTTTTTGGGATAAgaaataaaagatttttttttttggtgaaaCACTAACAAGGTTGAAATATATAGTGTGTAGTAGTCTTAACCATAAAGTCGATATCGATTAGGCCAAAGGCCCTTGGGTCACATCATATAAGTAACCCATTATATTAACTACAGAAATCATACTTTGCCTTAAATCTTATTAAGATTGTCATTGAAAATGATTTGATGTATAGTGGAAACTGACCTTGGCAGCCTGGATCAAGATAAGGGTTACCCTCGTAACCATTGTTGCATCTACAACGATATCCACCAGTGTCTACCTCATAGCATGAACTGTTTTCTTTGCATGCCGAAGACTTAGAGCAACCACGAGTGTCCGGAGCAATTGCCCAATCTACCACAACAGGGACAGTGGACTTTATCCTCTCCACAACAGCAGATTCAGCATATAAATCACTGACACCATGGAACACAAAACTGTCTTCCTCTCCAAGAAACGCATAGCCACAGCGGTTGAAGGCCCAAACATCTGTGTGGTTTCGAAAAGTGTAGAGTGTAGCATTGTAGTACTCTAGGCCATTCGGTATGGATGTCTGGCAACAGCCAATTCCTGAGCACGTCCCATTAGCAGGCAAATCCTGTGCTTTGCTGCATAGCCCCAAACAGCCGCCAGTAAATTCTGCACCGTTTTTCCCTCTGATCATAGAAAGATCATCACACCCAAGGACGGTGAACGTGTTCTTTTGGGAGAAAGTGAATGTTCCCAACCTTGCCCACCAATCAAATTCATCTTTTATAGTTCCATCTTGGTTGTAGCACTTATAAGCAACACCAGTGCCAATACGGAACTCTGAATCTGAAATATTGTATATTTCTATATTGCTTGAACGGAGAAACAACTTTGGATCCTTGTAAGACGTGTTACAAGTCACGTAGAACGAGTTGTCAAGGGAACAACCCGTGTCATTACCGATACCAAAAGGGTAAGGAACTTCCACATTCCCGCAGTGGGTTGGACAGTTTGGCTTTGCTATATTGTTCATGTTGGAACCTTGAAGAGTTCCCAAGCCCATTGCAAAAGGAAATGCATAAAGACTAAGAATAATATGAAGAAGCATGATGATGTTTCTCCTTTCTTTCCCTATCTTTTTGTGTGTGTTTACGTTTGTTTACAGTTATATCAATTTATAAGGATTGTTAACCGTCAACTCTAAATTGGAGTCATATTTAGTCACCTACCGCATACTAATAATTAAAATACAATATGTCATAAAAACAAACATATATCATACAATTAAAGTATTCAtattgttgctcgtctacctgctatccttatgtaatttgccctgatgattggaatgaaataaaaatttctttttgaaaaaaaaaatatatatttatcagaTTAGAAACTCGTGTATTATAAATattgaataaataaaatattaaatagttactAATAAAGATTTAGAAATTATAAAACGGTATTCTAAAATAACATTTGACTGAAATTAAGTATTAGTTACTAGctaatattttaatattattgaAGCCATATATCTCTCGTAAGTTACtatatttaaaatatttattattatcttatGTTTTACTATTGAAAATATGAACACGTAGTTAAGAAATAAGAGAAGCGGGAAAAAGAATCTTAGGCTCCAATAATTGTGACGTAGCTACTTACTTTTGATTAGAAGTGATTAAAATTAACAAGTATTTATTAAATCTAAAGTATACTAATGTATTAGACTAACCAGACCAAACCAGTGAAATACTTTCTAAACCAAGCATAGATTCATCTTTTCGAAACAAGTACTCGTCTTCATTAGTACTAAAAGATTTCTTTTGTGGTCCGGCTGTTTTTGCATTGACCTATTCCCTCTACGTGTGTTACGGCTCCGTCAATTTGGTTTTGATCGTATGAAACACTTCGAAGAAAGACTTTGATTTAGCTTGTCCTCTAGTGATGACTCTGAAAAGGTCTTGAGAATAATACCAAAGATTTTTCAATTCCTCCCAAATGAATATCTACCATGAAATTTCTTCTTGTTTGCATTGGATTTTTAGTTTTGCATTTATTACTTAATTGTGGCTCTGTTTTGTTAAATTGTAAACGTAAGCCGTTAAACAATACGAAGTGGACGTAAAAGTTGGTCTACAGTCAACCATGATATCAAtcaggggtgttcatcgaatcgaatatcgaattttcaaATTATTCGTATCGAATTTTTcgaataatttatttttttccttgaattcgtattTGATTAAGAACCAaccaattcgattcgaattcgtattcgaattaAAATCCCAattcgattaaaaattcaaattcgaataaattcgttTTGATTCAAATTCAGTTTAAATATGTAATAAACGAGTTGACGCtagcccgcgcgttgcggcggaatATCAATTACGAATGTTTTAGTATTGAGATGGGAAAATGCCGAAGTTTATGTaaacattcttttttttttttttttacaaatttgaGTTAACATGATTAACATTGACTTACTTACAAATGTGGTAAGTAGAATGGTTAGGTACAAATTGTATTGGTAACAAATTTAAACAATGGTTATCGCATGCTTAAATGGTGTTGGTGGGTGTTGTGTTATATACATTCGGTTATTATGTATGTGCCTTGAAAATGTGGTAAAGATAATTGTTGAATGCGGGCACTAAAAAATAAATGATAAGTAATATATGACAAGTAATGGTAACCATAAGATAGCATATCAAACGGGTAAGTTAAGCTTCAAATATAACATGGTCTAATAGGAGGTATCCTAATGAATGTAATTTTGAGTTTCCTGTATGCAATGATATAATGAAAAAGATTAGTAACGCAAGAACAACATAATAATATTGTTTACAGCACACCACGTTGAACAACTTAAAGTCTCAATGCCCGATGAAGAATTCCAAGCCCGTCCGTAAACGTCGTTGACAACGCTGACGACAGTGTGGTATGTGCGGCGTGGAGAAACATAAACGTCACATATCCACGCTCACACCATGTGGTGTTAGTGGTGCACAGATATACGGAGGTTCTATGTGATGCCAATTAATCTAAAATAAACATTTAACGCATTTTAAGAAAAGTAATTGTTAAATTCTAATCGGATCATGTGTGGAAATTGGTAAGTTCGCATATTACGTCTATAATCATCCATCGAAGAATACAAATCAACAAAAAAGGATATCAaaagcagtggcgaagcttgacccgggggggggggggggatcgcTCGAAACGTTTATACCCAAAAATtgggtcgaaaacgtatacacCCAAAAATTTCAATATGAAAACTATATAATACTACttagcgaaaagttcggggggtcggacgcccctccccgccccttctatacttcgcccaTGATCAAAAGTAAAAGCAAATATTAAAAACTATGCAATAAAACACATGCTAAATAAAACGTCAAATTGATCAATTAAACCTAAATGACATTCACACTGCAAATATCAAAAGTAGAAGCGTCAATGCACGAACCATGAGTTCGGTTAAGATCGGGTAACCGGTTATCGCTTTAAAAAAAAGATATTCAGAATTCTTAAAAATAAAGAAGATAAAGCATTAAATCAAACACGCAATAAGAATTAAAAGCAAACAAATATATGAAAATTTGTAGAAAGACTAATACCATACTTACTAATTAAAATGCAAGAAACAGAATAACTTACTTGGGAAAAACAG
Coding sequences:
- the LOC110930412 gene encoding wall-associated receptor kinase 2; translated protein: MLLHIILSLYAFPFAMGLGTLQGSNMNNIAKPNCPTHCGNVEVPYPFGIGNDTGCSLDNSFYVTCNTSYKDPKLFLRSSNIEIYNISDSEFRIGTGVAYKCYNQDGTIKDEFDWWARLGTFTFSQKNTFTVLGCDDLSMIRGKNGAEFTGGCLGLCSKAQDLPANGTCSGIGCCQTSIPNGLEYYNATLYTFRNHTDVWAFNRCGYAFLGEEDSFVFHGVSDLYAESAVVERIKSTVPVVVDWAIAPDTRGCSKSSACKENSSCYEVDTGGYRCRCNNGYEGNPYLDPGCQDINECEDPGTNPCYGDCINTRGSYNCSCPLGSFGDAKIENGCHWYKDSKFSSNIFTIVTVCGLLAVLSGIAGILYGIRRRKLMKLRERFFEQNGGVLLRQKINSQGSHEAMTLFSTVQLRKATRNYSKDNIIGRGAYGVVYKGVLSDKRVVAIKKSKIVDASQAEQFINEVLILTQVIHRHVVKLLGCCLEEEVPVLVYEFISNNTLHHHIHSRLGGMSWLSWENRLRVAVEAASALAYLHSETIMPIIHRDVKSTNILVDENYTAKISDFGASRLVPLDHQQVTTLIQGTLGYLDPEYFNTSQLTEKSDVYSFGVVLAELMTGKKPIGVDRSNLENNLATHFVKLVTENRLYGIVEPRILREGTLEQIQAVGDLVKRCLNLQGKDRPTMKEVAVELHRLRKFTTQPWVQQQTFQDARSVVLEVEQSDLYEVPLVSYGSRDRESCSNSTDNTIEENKPR